From one Trifolium pratense cultivar HEN17-A07 linkage group LG1, ARS_RC_1.1, whole genome shotgun sequence genomic stretch:
- the LOC123883717 gene encoding UDP-glucuronic acid decarboxylase 1 — protein MKQLHKQHSLNHRREEEMGSETPPYSPKSMKNTRSLPRSINYLLREQRLLFILVGILIGSTFFIIQPTLSRISPPEAHSFLPRSGALIRYDSVGGGSGRIGRIPAGIGGRRLRVVVTGGAGFVGSHLVDKLIGRGNDVIVIDNFFTGRKENLVHLFGNPRFELIRHDVVEPILLEVDQIYHLACPASPVHYKYNPVKTIKTNVMGTLNMLGLAKRIGARFLLTSTSEVYGDPLEHPQKETYWGNVNPIGERSCYDEGKRTAETLTMDYHRGAGVEVRIARIFNTYGPRMCLDDGRVVSNFVAQAIRKQPLTVYGDGKQTRSFQYVSDLVNGLAALMDGEHVGPFNLGNPGEFTMLELAQVVKETIDSSATIEYRANTADDPHMRKPDISKAKELLNWEPEVPLREGLPLMVSDFRNRILNEDEGKGMK, from the exons ATGAAACAGTTACACAAGCAACATAGCTTAAATCacagaagagaagaagaaatggGAAGCGAAACACCACCGTACTCACCGAAATCGATGAAGAACACACGATCCCTCCCCAGATCGATCAACTACCTCTTGAGGGAACAACGTCTTCTCTTCATATTGGTTGGGATTTTGATCGGTTCAACTTTCTTCATCATTCAACCCACGCTTTCTCGGATAAGTCCACCGGAGGCCCATTCGTTTCTTCCCAGATCTGGTGCATTGATTCGTTATGATTCCGTTGGTGGTGGTTCTGGGAGAATTGGACGTATTCCGGCGGGAATTGGTGGTCGGCGTTTGAGAGTGGTGGTTACTGGTGGTGCTGGTTTTGTTGGAAGTCATTTGGTTGATAAGTTGATTGGTAGAGGGAATGATGTTATTGtgattgataatttttttactgGTAGGAAGGAGAATTTGGTGCATTTGTTTGGGAACCCTAGGTTTGAGTTAATTCGTCACGATGTTGTTGAACCGATTTTGTTGGAGGTTGATCAGATCTATCATCTTGCTTGTCCTGCATCACCTGTTCATTACAAGTATAATCCTGTCAAGACAATC aagaCAAATGTGATGGGTACACTTAATATGTTGGGGCTTGCAAAGAGAATTGGGGCGAGGTTTCTTTTAACTAGTACTAGTGAGGTATATGGTGATCCTTTGGAGCATCCTCAGAAAGAGACTTACTGGGGGAATGTTAATCCAATTG GTGAGAGGAGTTGTTATGATGAAGGAAAGCGAACTGCGGAGACATTGACCATGGATTATCATCGAGGTGCTGGTGTTGAG GTTCGAATTGCTCGAATTTTCAACACATACGGGCCCCGCATGTGTTTAGATGATGGGCGTGTTGTTAGCAATTTTGTTGCACAG GCTATTCGCAAACAGCCATTGACTGTGTACGGTGATGGGAAGCAAACACGAAGTTTCCAATATGTCTCTGATTTG GTTAATGGGCTGGCAGCTTTGATGGATGGTGAACATGTGGGACCTTTCAACTTGGGTAACCCAGGCGAGTTTACCATGTTAGAGCTTGCTCAG GTTGTCAAAGAAACAATTGATTCAAGTGCTACGATAGAGTACAGAGCAAATACTGCTGACGATCCACATATGAGGAAACCAGATATTAGCAAAGCAAAGGAACTGCTAAACTGGGAGCCGGAAGTCCCACTAAGGGAAGGTTTGCCTCTTATGGTTAGTGATTTCCGGAATCGGATTCTGAATGAAGATGAAGGGAAAGGAATGAAATAA